A genomic segment from Juglans regia cultivar Chandler chromosome 14, Walnut 2.0, whole genome shotgun sequence encodes:
- the LOC109013011 gene encoding scarecrow-like protein 14: MDAILEGFPGSMNGFIFSRGSVPLRLNENLVNGLKVNHGFVDPPFLSTDPPHHPSDSSPSSGTSSEGDSPDSGDFPNVFFKYLNEMLLEEDLETKPCMLQDCLALQAAEKSFYEALVQESPPSSNQRPPGFEQRPDDSFAGGSSVDSSNSHAADNSVESKWESESSCVQSHRPVALGEIEPIRTARGGRTIKSLTNGNRETFDLESTRSAPAEQTRDVAAMAEKNRRNPSPNGSREKKNHHREDSQDYLEEGRSNKQSAVYAGDSESLEMYDDVLLCRGVGDESSSCGLPESTGNGGSRRFQHGGNRSSGENSKTTRSKKQGNKGEVVDLWTLLTQCAHTVASGDQRTANELLKQIRQHSSPFGDGTQRLSHYFANALEVRLAGTRTPVYTPLVSNGTSAADILKAYQVYVTACPFKRMSNFFANRTIRKLVLSQKATRVHIIDFGILYGFQWPCLIQRLSERPGGPPKLRITGIELPQPGFRPAERVEETGRRLENYCKRFNVPFEYSVIAQKWETIQLEDLKIDRDELVIVNCLYRLRNLPDETLAINSPRDTVLNLIKRINPDLFVHGVVNGTYNAPFFATRFREALFHFSAFFDMFDANVAREDEQRFMFEKEIFGRDAMNVIACEGLERVERPETYKQWQVRNLRAGLRQLPLDQDVLQRVKRTVKSEYHKDFVVDVDGHWMLQGWKGRVIYALSCWRPA, translated from the coding sequence ATGGATGCCATTCTTGAAGGATTTCCCGGATCCATGAATGGATTCATATTCAGCCGTGGCTCGGTTCCACTTCGTTTAAATGAAAATCTTGTAAATGGGCTTAAAGTCAACCATGGATTTGTTGATCCGCCTTTCCTTTCAACCGATCCTCCACACCATCCAAGTGATTCAAGTCCATCTTCGGGCACGAGCTCGGAGGGAGATTCACCGGACAGTGGTGATTTCCCCAATGTTTTTTTCAAGTACTTGAACGAGATGCTCCTGGAAGAAGACCTGGAGACTAAACCCTGCATGTTGCAGGACTGTCTGGCCCTCCAGGCTGCTGAGAAATCATTCTACGAAGCGCTTGTTCAGGAGTCTCCTCCATCCTCTAATCAACGTCCCCCTGGTTTCGAACAGCGCCCAGATGATAGTTTTGCTGGGGGAAGCAGCGTTGATAGCAGTAACAGCCATGCTGCTGACAACTCGGTGGAGTCCAAATGGGAATCCGAATCCTCTTGTGTACAAAGTCACCGGCCGGTCGCATTGGGAGAGATAGAGCCAATTAGGACGGCTAGGGGTGGGAGAACAATCAAGTCCCTTACAAATGGAAATCGCGAAACCTTTGATTTAGAGAGCACCCGATCAGCACCTGCAGAGCAAACCAGAGATGTGGCGGCCATGGCAGAGAAGAATCGTAGGAACCCCTCACCAAATGGATCcagggaaaagaaaaaccatCATCGGGAGGACAGTCAGGACTATCTAGAAGAAGGGAGAAGCAACAAGCAGTCAGCGGTTTATGCTGGAGACTCTGAGTCACTAGAGATGTATGACGACGTATTGCTTTGTCGTGGTGTTGGTGATGAGTCTTCATCATGTGGTCTTCCTGAATCTACAGGAAATGGAGGAAGCAGAAGATTTCAGCATGGTGGAAATAGGAGTAGTGGAGAGAATAGCAAAACAACCCGCTCGAAGAAGCAAGGCAACAAGGGGGAAGTAGTAGATTTATGGACCCTGCTAACACAGTGTGCACATACTGTGGCGAGCGGTGACCAAAGAACTGCAAACGAACTGCTCAAGCAAATCAGGCAACACTCTTCTCCCTTTGGAGACGGAACCCAGAGACTATCCCATTACTTTGCAAACGCCCTCGAGGTGCGGTTGGCGGGTACCAGGACACCTGTTTACACACCCCTTGTGAGCAATGGGACATCAGCAGCTGATATCTTGAAAGCTTACCAGGTATATGTCACAGCATGCCCTTTCAAAAGGATGTCAAATTTCTTTGCTAATCGAACAATTAGGAAACTGGTGCTATCCCAGAAAGCAACAAGAGTGCATATCATTGATTTCGGCATTCTCTATGGTTTCCAATGGCCCTGTCTCATCCAACGTCTCTCTGAAAGACCTGGTGGCCCTCCCAAGCTTCGTATAACTGGGATTGAGCTTCCCCAACCGGGTTTTCGGCCTGCGGAAAGGGTTGAAGAGACCGGGCGTCGCTTGGAAAACTATTGCAAGAGATTCAATGTCCCTTTTGAATACAGTGTCATTGCACAAAAATGGGAAACCATTCAACTTGAGGATCTCAAGATTGACAGGGATGAATTAGTGATTGTTAACTGTTTGTACCGGTTGAGGAACCTGCCGGATGAAACATTGGCAATAAACAGTCCTCGGGACACTGTTCTAAACTTGATCAAGAGAATAAACCCAGATTTGTTCGTCCATGGGGTTGTTAATGGAACGTACAATGCACCCTTCTTCGCCACACGGTTCCGGGAGGCGCTCTTCCACTTCTCTGCATTTTTTGATATGTTTGATGCCAACGTTGCCCGTGAAGATGAGCAGAGGTTCATGTTTGAGAAAGAGATATTTGGAAGGGATGCCATGAATGTCATAGCGTGTGAAGGTTTGGAAAGGGTTGAAAGGCCAGAGACATACAAGCAGTGGCAGGTCCGGAATCTGAGGGCCGGCTTAAGGCAGCTTCCCTTGGACCAGGACGTCTTGCAGAGAGTGA